Proteins found in one Aethina tumida isolate Nest 87 chromosome 1, icAetTumi1.1, whole genome shotgun sequence genomic segment:
- the LOC109608761 gene encoding methylthioribulose-1-phosphate dehydratase: MSEDPEHPTNLIPELCRQFYDLGWVTGTGGGISIKLDNEIYIAPSGVQKERIKPEDLFIQDIHGKDIKLPPPKKNLKKSQCTPLFMCAYLQRNAGAVIHTHSKSAVMATMLFPGKEFKCTHLEMIKGIRNQKLGRNYRYDEELVVPIIENTPFEEDLKDRLEQTIKDYPETCAVLVRRHGVYVWGDTWQQAKTMTECYDYLFDIVVQMKQHGLDPSLTPEKYELKYQSQKIM; this comes from the exons atgtCTGAAGATCCTGAGCATCCGACCAATTTGATTCCGGAATTGTGTAGACAATTCTATGATTTAGGATGGGTCACTGGCACAG gcgGAGGAATTAGTATTAAACTTGACAATGAAATATACATTGCACCTTCTGGTGTTCAAAAGGAGAGAATCAAACcagaagatttatttattcaagacATTCATGGAAAAGATATCAAATTACCACCACCTaagaagaatctgaagaaaagCCAGTGCACCCCCCTATTCATGTGCGCGTATTTACAAAGAAACGCCGGTGCTGTTATTCATACTCACTCAAAAAGTGCTGTTATGGCAACTATGTTGTTCCCCGGCAAGGAATTCAAGTGTACCCACTTGGAAATGATAAAGGGgatcagaaatcagaaattGGGCAGGAATTACAGGTATGATGAGGAGCTAGTTGTGCCTATTATTGAAAACACACCTTTTGAGGAGGATTTGAAGGATCGTCTTGAACAGACCATAAAGGATTATCCTGAAACATGTGCAGTTCTTGTTAGAAGACATGGG GTATATGTATGGGGTGATACATGGCAACAAGCTAAAACTATGACTGAGTGTTACGATTACTTATTTGATATTGTAGTACAGATGAAACAACATGGATTAGATCCCAGTCTCACTcctgaaaaatatgaattaaaataccaaagccagaaaattatgtaa
- the LOC109608760 gene encoding ubiquitin carboxyl-terminal hydrolase 30 homolog isoform X1 gives MESERILVAAGLTAAAVVGAFVFWGPSTGSSSGRGRLAGLVNLGKTCFLNAVLHALAACPHFLQWLDKDTYIKETSLRSTLSTVLSVVNGTNKSVQDTYAPAAVINALKRLGWVIPAGEQDAHELLNVILATLDEESQKIGRKAGCLSDALGMNELNTEIYDEEPQEYNSLGSVMSLNEICRPTSLTWRGGAIRRNRWISRSCRALQMSGPPPQPASNPFTGTLTSQLRCTECGFRSSVRYDKFESLSLALPAGAGDLGWGRHKLHQLLTNFVTPEVVMDVQCEGCNKGRDPLLSPILAKQVKILNFGKLPVCLCIHISRNTWLTGGMTKRQDYVQFPMRLSMTAYTFIQVHYQRRLPNANYTSTSEGGSPLTSNTPMSWTGSSLTEMANEFRNVYQLAAVVVHSGDAHSGHFVTYRRGHQNSRWYYTSDVEIREVTVDEVLQSTAYMLFYEKTSTMSHAF, from the exons ATGGAATCTGAACGTATATTAGTGGCTGCCGGTTTAACTGCCGCCGCAGTAGTGGGTGCTTTCGTCTTTTGGGGGCCCTCTACAGGTTCAAGCAGTGGCAGGGGTAGATTAGCAGGTCTAGTCAATTTGGGAAAGACCTGCTTTCTGAATGCTGTCTTGCATGCATTAGCAGCTTGCCCACACTTCTTACAGTGGTTGGACAAAGATACTTACATTAAAGAGACTAGTTTAAGAAGCACACTGTCAACAGTCCTATCTG TTGTTAATGGTACAAATAAGTCTGTCCAAGACACATATGCACCTGCAGCAGTTATAAATGCATTAAAAAGACTAGGCTGGGTAATACCAGCTGGTGAACAAGATGCCCATGAACTGCTGAATGTGATTCTGGCAACCTTAGATGAAGAAAGTCAAAAAATAGGCAGAAAA GCTGGTTGTTTGTCTGATGCTTTGGGtatgaatgaattaaatactgaaatttatgATGAGGAACCACAGGAGTACAATTCTTTGGGCAGTGTCATGTCACTAAACGAAATATGCAGGCCTACCAGTTTGACCTGGCGGGGCGGCGCTATAAGAAGAAACAGATGGATTTCTAGATCATGTAGGGCTTTGCAAATGTCCGGTCCACCACCACAACCTGCATCGAATCCTTTTACGGGTACTCTAACCAGTCAATTAAGATGCACAGAGTGCGGATTTCgg TCATCAGTGCGTTACGATAAATTTGAGAGCCTTTCGCTGGCATTACCGGCGGGAGCGGGCGATTTGGGTTGGGGACGGCACAAGTTGCATCAGCTTCTCACCAATTTCGTGACGCCCGAAGTGGTCATGGACGTGCAATGCGAGGGTTGCAACAAGGGCAGAGACCCTCTTCTCTCGCCTATCCTCGCCAAACAAGTGAAAATACTCAATTTCGGAAAG TTGCCGGTTTGCTTGTGCATACACATTTCTAGGAATACATGGTTGACAGGTGGCATGACCAAACGGCAGGATTATGTACAATTTCCGATGCGGCTGTCCATGACAGCCTACACTTTTATTCAAGTACATTACCAAAGACGACTACCAAATGCT aattatacaAGTACTAGCGAGGGTGGCAGTCCCTTGACTAGTAACACGCCGATGAGCTGGACGGGAAGCAGTCTCACCGAAATGGCAAATGAATTCCGTAACGTGTACCAACTGGCCGCCGTCGTCGTTCATTCCGGCGACGCGCATTCCGGTCACTTTGTGACTTATAGACGGGGTCATCAAAATAGCCG GTGGTATTACACGTCGGACGTGGAGATTAGGGAGGTAACAGTTGACGAAGTGTTGCAGAGCACAGCGTATATGCTGTTTTACGAGAAGACATCGACCATGAGCCACGCATTTTAA
- the LOC109608760 gene encoding ubiquitin carboxyl-terminal hydrolase 30 homolog isoform X2, whose protein sequence is MESERILVAAGLTAAAVVGAFVFWGPSTGSSSGRGRLAGLVNLGKTCFLNAVLHALAACPHFLQWLDKDTYIKETSLRSTLSTVLSVVNGTNKSVQDTYAPAAVINALKRLGWVIPAGEQDAHELLNVILATLDEESQKIGRKAGCLSDALGMNELNTEIYDEEPQEYNSLGSVMSLNEICRPTSLTWRGGAIRRNRWISRSCRALQMSGPPPQPASNPFTGTLTSQLRCTECGFRSSVRYDKFESLSLALPAGAGDLGWGRHKLHQLLTNFVTPEVVMDVQCEGCNKGRDPLLSPILAKQVKILNFGKLPVCLCIHISRNTWLTGGMTKRQDYVQFPMRLSMTAYTFIQVHYQRRLPNAVSIFSSLVFQ, encoded by the exons ATGGAATCTGAACGTATATTAGTGGCTGCCGGTTTAACTGCCGCCGCAGTAGTGGGTGCTTTCGTCTTTTGGGGGCCCTCTACAGGTTCAAGCAGTGGCAGGGGTAGATTAGCAGGTCTAGTCAATTTGGGAAAGACCTGCTTTCTGAATGCTGTCTTGCATGCATTAGCAGCTTGCCCACACTTCTTACAGTGGTTGGACAAAGATACTTACATTAAAGAGACTAGTTTAAGAAGCACACTGTCAACAGTCCTATCTG TTGTTAATGGTACAAATAAGTCTGTCCAAGACACATATGCACCTGCAGCAGTTATAAATGCATTAAAAAGACTAGGCTGGGTAATACCAGCTGGTGAACAAGATGCCCATGAACTGCTGAATGTGATTCTGGCAACCTTAGATGAAGAAAGTCAAAAAATAGGCAGAAAA GCTGGTTGTTTGTCTGATGCTTTGGGtatgaatgaattaaatactgaaatttatgATGAGGAACCACAGGAGTACAATTCTTTGGGCAGTGTCATGTCACTAAACGAAATATGCAGGCCTACCAGTTTGACCTGGCGGGGCGGCGCTATAAGAAGAAACAGATGGATTTCTAGATCATGTAGGGCTTTGCAAATGTCCGGTCCACCACCACAACCTGCATCGAATCCTTTTACGGGTACTCTAACCAGTCAATTAAGATGCACAGAGTGCGGATTTCgg TCATCAGTGCGTTACGATAAATTTGAGAGCCTTTCGCTGGCATTACCGGCGGGAGCGGGCGATTTGGGTTGGGGACGGCACAAGTTGCATCAGCTTCTCACCAATTTCGTGACGCCCGAAGTGGTCATGGACGTGCAATGCGAGGGTTGCAACAAGGGCAGAGACCCTCTTCTCTCGCCTATCCTCGCCAAACAAGTGAAAATACTCAATTTCGGAAAG TTGCCGGTTTGCTTGTGCATACACATTTCTAGGAATACATGGTTGACAGGTGGCATGACCAAACGGCAGGATTATGTACAATTTCCGATGCGGCTGTCCATGACAGCCTACACTTTTATTCAAGTACATTACCAAAGACGACTACCAAATGCTGTTAGTATTTTTAGTTCATTGGTTTTTCAAT aa